From a single Okeanomitos corallinicola TIOX110 genomic region:
- the ilvC gene encoding ketol-acid reductoisomerase produces the protein MARMYYDEDANLDLLTGKTVAIIGYGSQGHAHALNLKDSGVNVIVGLYPGSKSTAKAEAAGLTVKNVADAAKAADLIMILLPDEVQKTVYKNEIEPNLEAGNVLAFAHGFNIHFAQVLPPADVDVVMVAPKGPGHLVRRTYEQGQGVPALFAVYQDATGKARDRAMAYAKGIGGTRAGILETTFREETETDLFGEQAVLCGGLSALIKAGFETLVEAGYQPELAYFECLHEVKLIVDLVVEGGLATMRDSISNTAEYGDYTRGPRVVTAETKAEMKKILSEIQSGQFAREFVLENQAGKPGFTAMRRQEAEHPIEEVGKDLRAMFSWLKKV, from the coding sequence CTGGAAAAACCGTTGCTATTATCGGTTATGGTTCACAAGGTCATGCCCACGCCCTCAACCTAAAGGATAGTGGTGTAAATGTAATTGTGGGACTATATCCGGGCAGTAAGTCCACAGCTAAAGCCGAAGCAGCGGGCTTAACTGTCAAGAATGTTGCTGATGCTGCCAAAGCTGCTGACCTCATCATGATTTTGTTACCTGATGAAGTGCAGAAGACAGTTTACAAGAATGAAATTGAACCCAATTTAGAAGCAGGAAACGTTTTAGCCTTTGCCCATGGCTTCAACATTCACTTTGCACAAGTTTTACCCCCTGCTGACGTTGATGTAGTCATGGTTGCACCCAAAGGACCAGGACATTTAGTCCGTCGGACTTACGAACAAGGACAAGGTGTACCTGCTTTATTTGCAGTATATCAAGATGCTACAGGCAAAGCACGCGATCGCGCCATGGCCTATGCTAAAGGTATCGGTGGTACACGGGCAGGTATCTTAGAAACCACATTCCGCGAAGAAACCGAAACTGACTTATTTGGTGAACAAGCGGTATTGTGTGGTGGTTTAAGCGCCTTAATTAAAGCCGGTTTTGAAACTCTAGTAGAAGCAGGTTATCAACCAGAATTAGCCTATTTTGAATGTCTGCACGAAGTTAAATTAATCGTTGACTTAGTTGTAGAAGGTGGTTTGGCCACCATGCGCGATAGTATTTCTAATACTGCGGAATATGGTGATTATACCCGTGGACCCCGCGTTGTCACTGCTGAAACTAAAGCAGAAATGAAAAAGATTTTAAGCGAAATTCAATCTGGACAATTTGCAAGGGAATTTGTCCTAGAAAACCAAGCTGGTAAACCAGGTTTCACCGCTATGCGTCGTCAAGAAGCTGAACATCCCATTGAGGAAGTTGGTAAAGACTTACGCGCTATGTTTAGCTGGTTGAAAAAAGTGTAA
- a CDS encoding RNA-binding protein has translation MSIYVGNLSYEVTEDNLREVFAEYGTVNRVQLPTDRETGRPRGFGFVEMESEDQETAAIEALDGAEWMGRGLKVNKAKPREDRGPRGGGGSWGNNTRSNRRY, from the coding sequence ATGTCGATTTACGTTGGAAATTTGTCCTACGAGGTTACGGAAGATAACCTAAGAGAGGTTTTTGCTGAATACGGTACAGTTAATCGTGTACAGTTACCTACTGATAGGGAAACAGGCCGCCCACGTGGTTTTGGTTTCGTAGAAATGGAATCAGAAGATCAAGAAACAGCAGCTATTGAAGCACTTGATGGTGCTGAATGGATGGGAAGAGGTCTGAAAGTGAACAAAGCTAAACCCCGTGAAGACAGAGGTCCTCGTGGTGGTGGTGGTAGCTGGGGCAATAATACTCGCAGCAATCGCCGTTATTAA
- a CDS encoding PEP-CTERM sorting domain-containing protein — MKTQFSALLASSAVLTGAFVTLAAPTHAATLTCEASLSGLVSGTSACERSNSASQDFLNTDPMTVNAEGFFGNTDWVFGGKIGSDTGYAGTKDGLSGTWDISSVSQSIGNDIMLVFKSGNGTFLTAYDVQDGVTSGTWDSPFLKSVFGFNGGDVKDVSHISVYHRQETTPTPPRTRVPEPTSLLGLGLVASGMVIARRRSVAG; from the coding sequence ATGAAAACTCAATTCTCTGCTTTATTAGCTTCTAGTGCTGTTCTTACTGGTGCTTTTGTTACACTAGCTGCACCTACTCATGCTGCGACCTTGACCTGTGAAGCTAGTCTATCTGGTCTAGTATCAGGTACTTCCGCTTGTGAACGCAGTAACAGTGCAAGCCAAGACTTTTTGAATACTGACCCAATGACTGTTAACGCTGAAGGCTTTTTTGGTAATACTGACTGGGTATTCGGTGGCAAGATTGGTAGCGACACTGGTTACGCAGGTACTAAAGACGGACTAAGTGGAACTTGGGATATCTCTAGCGTTTCCCAAAGTATCGGCAATGATATTATGCTCGTCTTCAAAAGTGGTAATGGCACTTTCTTGACAGCTTATGATGTTCAAGATGGAGTAACCTCTGGTACTTGGGACAGCCCCTTCCTGAAGAGTGTATTTGGGTTCAATGGTGGGGATGTTAAAGATGTATCTCACATCAGTGTTTACCACAGACAGGAAACTACTCCCACTCCTCCTCGTACCAGAGTTCCTGAACCCACTTCCTTGCTTGGTTTAGGTTTAGTTGCTAGTGGAATGGTAATTGCTCGTCGTCGCAGTGTTGCTGGCTAA
- a CDS encoding 3'(2'),5'-bisphosphate nucleotidase CysQ gives MPDLQETLKITRQVGWGAAKLLRSYYQGTAENYNLEVEYKQNEPITVADKAVSEYILSQLQTAFGHEDFGYISEETYQSQQAKNSAKLVWIIDPLDGTRDFINKTGEYAIHIALVQDTRPILAVVAIPEAEKLYYATKGGGTFVETVNGSQPLKIAGDKPIEDLTLVVSRSHRNERLEYLLKSLPCQNQKAIGSVGCKVTAIVEQEADIYISLSGKSAPKDWDMAAPELILTEAGGKFTHFDGKYLEYNTGDINQWGGLLASSSQDHEILCQKAEQALIEFAASQRN, from the coding sequence ATGCCAGATTTACAAGAAACACTAAAAATTACTCGTCAAGTTGGTTGGGGTGCAGCTAAGTTACTACGCTCTTACTATCAAGGAACAGCTGAAAATTACAACCTAGAAGTAGAATACAAACAAAATGAACCCATAACAGTTGCTGATAAAGCTGTAAGTGAATATATCCTATCTCAGTTACAAACAGCATTTGGGCATGAAGATTTCGGTTATATCAGTGAAGAAACTTATCAATCTCAACAGGCTAAAAATTCTGCAAAATTGGTATGGATAATTGATCCTTTAGATGGAACTAGAGACTTTATTAATAAAACTGGGGAATATGCAATTCATATTGCTTTAGTTCAAGACACAAGACCGATTTTAGCGGTAGTAGCCATACCAGAAGCCGAAAAGCTATATTACGCCACCAAAGGTGGTGGTACTTTTGTGGAAACTGTTAATGGTTCTCAACCTTTGAAAATTGCAGGGGATAAACCCATAGAAGATTTAACTCTAGTAGTTAGTCGTTCTCATCGCAACGAGAGATTAGAATATTTGCTCAAAAGCTTACCATGTCAAAATCAAAAAGCCATTGGTAGTGTAGGTTGTAAAGTCACTGCTATAGTTGAACAAGAGGCAGATATTTATATTTCCCTGTCTGGAAAATCAGCCCCCAAAGATTGGGACATGGCAGCACCTGAACTAATTTTAACAGAAGCTGGTGGTAAATTTACTCACTTCGATGGCAAGTATTTAGAGTATAACACTGGTGATATTAATCAATGGGGTGGTTTACTGGCGAGTAGTTCTCAAGATCATGAAATATTGTGTCAGAAAGCAGAGCAAGCCTTAATAGAATTTGCAGCCAGTCAAAGAAATTAA
- the rpsU gene encoding 30S ribosomal protein S21: MTQVVLGENEGIESALRRFKREVSKAGIFQDMRKNRHFETPLEKEKRKAIARHKQRRQQRSRFK, from the coding sequence ATGACACAAGTAGTTTTAGGTGAAAATGAAGGTATTGAGTCAGCTTTGCGGAGATTTAAACGTGAAGTTTCAAAAGCTGGAATTTTTCAAGATATGCGGAAAAACCGCCATTTTGAGACACCGTTAGAAAAAGAGAAGCGTAAAGCAATCGCTAGACATAAGCAACGTCGTCAACAACGTTCTCGTTTTAAATAA